The Branchiostoma floridae strain S238N-H82 chromosome 8, Bfl_VNyyK, whole genome shotgun sequence genome has a segment encoding these proteins:
- the LOC118420645 gene encoding beta-1,4-galactosyltransferase 2-like: protein MKVAVLVTTSSKMDPETLHKTLNPYRNVRAGGKWSPAGNRSSSSEKVAILVTYKDREEHLKIFLRHMHPFLQRQGLDYAIYVIEQHGEEQKFCKGLLYNVGFTEALKDDPTYNCFIFHDVDLIPEDVRNLYTCRKSPFHLSVAIDKFEYKLPYVTLFGGVSALTKAHYELLNGYSNLYCGWGGEDDDMTRRMFKHKLRLSRPDKDFARYKMLAHSRNRTTDDNPARYYLLSTGVSRADTDGLTDLQAANYSVTSVTHKELYTHILVNITKRRPIKFGNPHKLNKTKIHHRRM, encoded by the coding sequence ATGAAGGTTGCTGTCTTGGTGACGACGTCGAGTAAAATGGATCCTGAGACATTACATAAAACTTTAAACCCTTATAGAAACGTACGGGCCGGTGGCAAATGGAGTCCCGCTGGAAACCGGTCCAGCTCCTCTGAGAAAGTCGCCATCTTGGTGACGTACAAAGACAGAGAGGAACACCTTAAGATATTTCTCCGGCACATGCACCCGTTTCTCCAACGGCAGGGGCTCGATTACGCCATTTACGTCATAGAACAACATGGCGAGGAACAGAAGTTCTGCAAAGGGTTGCTCTACAACGTCGGCTTCACGGAAGCATTGAAGGACGACCCTACCTACAACTGCTTCATCTTCCACGACGTCGATCTCATTCCCGAAGACGTCAGAAATCTGTACACCTGTAGAAAGTCCCCCTTTCACCTGTCGGTGGCTATTGATAAGTTCGAGTACAAGTTGCCGTATGTGACGCTTTTTGGCGGAGTTTCAGCCCTGACGAAGGCACATTATGAACTGCTGAACGGTTACTCCAACTTGTActgtggatggggaggggaGGATGACGACATGACTCGCCGAATGTTCAAACACAAGTTGAGGCTTTCGCGTCCGGATAAAGACTTTGCAAGATACAAGATGCTGGCTCACAGTCGCAACCGTACTACGGACGACAATCCCGCCAGGTACTATCTTCTAAGTACTGGAGTTAGCAGGGCTGACACAGACGGTCTGACGGATTTACAGGCAGCCAACTACAGTGTAACTTCAGTAACTCACAAGGAGCTGTACACTCACATCTTAGTAAACATTACAAAGAGAAGACCTATAAAGTTTGGTAACCCCCATAAACTGAACAAGACAAAAATCCACCATAGAAGAATGTGA